Genomic segment of Rhodococcus sp. W8901:
GGAAGGCGTCGAACGACGGAATCGTCGCCGTCCCGAGCGTCACCGTCATGCTCGCCAGCACGACGCTGATGACCGCCGCGGCACTGGACGTGCCGACCGACCGCATCAGCGAGTTCAGACCGTTGGCCGCCGCGGTCTCCGAGACGGGGACGGCGCCGATGATGAGGGCCGGCATGGAGGCGTACGACAGGCCGACGCCGGCACCGATGATCATTCCGCCGACGACGATCATCCACACCGAGGACGACAGGAAGTAGACGAACCCGTAGCCCAGGCCGACCACGACCGAGCCCACCATGAGGGTGAAGCGCGGGCCGCGCCAGGCCGAGATCTTCGCGGACACGGGTGACAGCGCCATCATCACGAGACCGCCCGGCGCCAGTGCGATGCCGGCGGTGACCATCGACAGGCCGAGCCCGTAGCCGGTGGACTCCGGTGCCATCAGCAGCTGGGGGAGCGTCAGCGAATTGCCGTACATCGAGAAGCCGATCGCGATCGACGCCAGATTCGTGAACAGGACGTTCGGCCGTGCGGACACGCGCAGGTCGACCAGCGGACGAGCGGTCCGCAGCTGCACGAAGCCCCACGCCACGAACACCACGACGGACCCCGCGAGCAGGCCCAGGGTCAGTGGATCGCTCCAGCCCCACGTTCCGCCCTTGGTGATCGGGAGCAGGAACAGGATCAATGCCGTGCTCAATCCGACGGCGCCGACGAAGTCGAAACGTCCGGGATTGCGGACCGTGGACTCGGGGATCACGATCACGGCGAGCGCGACACACAGGAGCCCGAGTCCGGCCGACATCCAGAACAGCACATGCCAGTCCGCGACCTGTGCGACGGCCGCGGCGACCGGTAGCCCGATCGCACCGCCGACGCCGAGGGTGGCACTGACGATGGCCATCGCGCCGGCGACCTTCCGCGGCGGAAGTTCGTCTCGCAGGATGCTGATGCCGAGCGGGATCACACCGACCGACGCGCCCTGCAGTGCGCGACCGACGATCAACGGAATCAGTGAATTGGCGAAGGCGCAGACCACCGAGCCGATCACGACGAGCAGCAAGCTCGCGACCAGAATCCTCTTCTTGCCGAACATGTCGCCGAGGCGTCCGCTGATGGGTGTCACCACCGCGGCCGCGAGAAGCGTCGCGGTGACCGCCCACGAAGCGTCGGCCGGCGTCGCCGAAAGAAGGTGCGGCAGTTGCGGAATGATCGGAACGACCAGTGTCTGCATAAGGGCGACGACGATGCCGCAGAAACCGAGAATCGCGACGATGGCGCCGCTGGATCTGGATTTCGCGGTGTCCGTCGACGGGGACGCGACGGTTGCACTCAAAATGGGGCTCCTCGGATTTACTGCTACACAACAAATTTGCAAGAATGTGTACGGTACACATGGATGTGCACGATGCACAAAGCGGACATTGCGGGCAATGTCGGAGCGAGAGGGTGACGGGTGTCCGACGGAGACCGGACGATGACGGACATCGAGTACGAGTTGACGCTGTTGTCGCGCTACCACGCCCTCGCGCAGCAGCGGGGCGGGCAGAAGCTCGACAGGTCCGCGTACCTGATCCTCGCGAGGCTCGAACTGGAACCGCCGATGAGCCTCAAGGAACTGGCGGAGGCGTTCGTGCTGGACATCTCGACGATCAACCGGCAGGTCGGCGCGCTCGAACGCCACGGCTTCGTCGAACGCGTCGCCGACCCGGACGGCGGTGTGGCGCGCAAGGTACGGCCGACGGAGTCAGGGCTGGACCGGCTGCACCTCGACCGCGACCTGAACCGCACCGGGATCGGTCGGGTGCTCGGCGGCTGGGACGTGGACGAGATCCGGCTCCTCAGGGACATGCTCGTCCGGTTCAACCGGGGTGTCGAGGAAATCGAGGGGCAGCCGTGGCCCCGTCCGGCGGCAGGCTAGGACTGGACGTGCCGCGTCGTCGACTGGACCAGGTCGGGTTCGTCGGGCATCACCACGAGCGTCGGGCGCTGGTCGGGGGAGTGACCCACCGCGCGCCACGACAGCAGTGACCACCGGGACAGTCCCGACAACGCGGAGCCCACGCTCGCGAACGACAGTGAGGACAGTGCGGAACCGGCTGACCCGATGGATCCGATCGACAGGATCGAGCCGACGCTACCGATGGACAGGATCGAGCCGACGCTGCCGATCGAGAGGATCGAGCCCTCCGAACGGATCGAGAGGATGGATCGTCGGGAATGCTGGGAACGGATCGACTGCGTGTTGTCGGCCATTCCCCGGTCTACCACGAACGGACGCGGTGTGAACAGTGAAAGGCCCCACCGAATTCTCGGTGGGGCCTTCACTGTCGGACGGTGAACCTACGCGACGGTGAACATTCCGATCGTCGGCAGGAAGTTGCACGTGAGCGGCGCCGCGCCCTCGGGCTCGGTGGTGAGGTCGCCGGAGATCACCGCGAGCACCCGGCCCGGGCCGGTGTTCGAGATGACCGACAGCGTCGCCGGGCCGTCCGGGTTGATCCGCGCCTCGGTGGTGAGGGTCTGCGTCTCACGACGGCCGTTGTCGACGTTGATCCAGGTGACCGTCATGCCCTGGGTGGGGGCGGCCTTCGCCGTGCCGAGCGCAGTGAAGACGAAACCGGCCTGGCCGGCAGCCGGCCCCGGCGGGGGCAGGTGCGCGGGGCCCGGCACCGCGAGGGCGGTGCCGACCGCGTCGCTCGACGGGGCGATGCAGCCCTTGCCGACGGTGGGGTAGAGGAACTGGGCGATCGCGGGCCCGTCCTGGGGGATCTCGGGTCCGCCGCCGCCGCTGCCGTCGA
This window contains:
- a CDS encoding MarR family winged helix-turn-helix transcriptional regulator is translated as MTDIEYELTLLSRYHALAQQRGGQKLDRSAYLILARLELEPPMSLKELAEAFVLDISTINRQVGALERHGFVERVADPDGGVARKVRPTESGLDRLHLDRDLNRTGIGRVLGGWDVDEIRLLRDMLVRFNRGVEEIEGQPWPRPAAG
- a CDS encoding Rv1157c family protein: MRRALTACAVAAAAALAVPANAVAQPTLPGVPEDVSIDALASLAPAILGAAAVPADIADVDTKNDLLAQARALLESANLPPELKSTLERVITFLDGSGGGGPEIPQDGPAIAQFLYPTVGKGCIAPSSDAVGTALAVPGPAHLPPPGPAAGQAGFVFTALGTAKAAPTQGMTVTWINVDNGRRETQTLTTEARINPDGPATLSVISNTGPGRVLAVISGDLTTEPEGAAPLTCNFLPTIGMFTVA
- a CDS encoding MFS transporter, with translation MSATVASPSTDTAKSRSSGAIVAILGFCGIVVALMQTLVVPIIPQLPHLLSATPADASWAVTATLLAAAVVTPISGRLGDMFGKKRILVASLLLVVIGSVVCAFANSLIPLIVGRALQGASVGVIPLGISILRDELPPRKVAGAMAIVSATLGVGGAIGLPVAAAVAQVADWHVLFWMSAGLGLLCVALAVIVIPESTVRNPGRFDFVGAVGLSTALILFLLPITKGGTWGWSDPLTLGLLAGSVVVFVAWGFVQLRTARPLVDLRVSARPNVLFTNLASIAIGFSMYGNSLTLPQLLMAPESTGYGLGLSMVTAGIALAPGGLVMMALSPVSAKISAWRGPRFTLMVGSVVVGLGYGFVYFLSSSVWMIVVGGMIIGAGVGLSYASMPALIIGAVPVSETAAANGLNSLMRSVGTSSAAAVISVVLASMTVTLGTATIPSFDAFRATFVIAIVAAVVSLVFAFFIPKATTPGAAGKRHA